The region aactacgcacttgaattctcaacagaAACCATCGTTGGTAATTACTGACGGTTAAGTCCATATGTAATTATCGTTGACTAGAAACCACCCACAATTACTGACAACTTTAATTTGGCCACAAATGTCGGTAATCATTTATCGACGAGCCATCTACCAAAGGGTCGATGGTCGTCAGTTGTTCGTTAATAAAACCTCATTGTCGATGGTTTTTCATGCGTACGCCCTGACGGTTTTTTGCCATATTTAATATGTTGCTTTCTTGttgtgtgtgtatttttttttacggTTAATGCATTGTGATTAAACTCTTTTAAATAACCAAATTCGTCAACAATATGTTTATTTTAGAGTTTGAGCCTCAAAAAGTATAAATTGTCATAAACCAACTTTCATCTCACCTAACTAAATTGTCACTTCTCCATTCATCTAATCCACTTTCAAACActattttgaaataaaagtatCTAAACATAAATTACATTACAACTAACCCCAGTTTAACTTAAACTCTGTTTGACAAACTTACAATCTCTCGAACTATGTTGtataaacaaacaaaaacacaaagactttgtattaaaaaaaatgccAAGACTATTTGTACCATCCCCTTTACTATCCACACCATCCCCTTTTTTTCAATCCCAAAAATACCCCCAACATAGAAAACATACAAAGtagtggaaaaaaaaatactctcaacctcaccttcttcttccttcttcctcttctactcTCACCTTCCCCCATCCCTatttcatcttctaaatcaACACATCACACACCTTAGAGGTAATTGAAGCTCCAAATCAGTGTAGAAGATAAGTGTGTGAGATCAAGAGAAGAATAGAAGCTCAAAATATGTGAGATTTAAGGATTTTTACGGTTTTTTCACGTAAATCTGTGCAGAATATGTGGGTTCTGGTTCGTTCCGCTATTTAAAATGCGGACGTTTTATTGCTAccgctatcttagtagcggtaacttccgctatcttaATAGCGGTAGCTTCCGCTCTTTTAgtagcggtaacttccgctatcttagtagcggTAACTTCCACAATCAAAATAGCTGTAACGTCCGCTATCAAGgtagcggtaacttccgctatcttagtagcggTAGCTTCCGCAATTAAGATAGCAGAAGTTATTGTAATTTAAATTTCGGTTTTTGTTGCAGGTTCTGGTTTTGGTGTTTGACTTGGTGAAGTTTGTTGTCTATTAGGAGCATTATGGCAGCTTGAACTTCTGAGGTTGATAATGAACATGATAGCACAATCCTTCTTCGTTCCAATCAACATATGGTGTGGtgctaggttttttttttatttgggaaagttgagaggaagagagaaggccgtgagaatgagagagggagatggtgtggagtttttttttaattgaatcaGTTTAGGTTTTTTAAAATTGGGGGTATAATTGTATTTTTGCTCATAAGGGGATGGTGCGGATAGTAATTGGGGATGGTCCAAATAGTCTTGgcctaaaaaaaaaaagtatttgtCGACAGACTTTAGTTAGGAAAAAGATGGAAAATTTGCAAATTGACAACCAACGTCTTTCACATCTCGTAGACAGTTCTACCCTCATGAGAGACCTTCTGCGAAAGCCCCAGGCAAGTAGCACCAAGACCAATCCAACACAGCACAACTCAACCTCTTCCTCATCTCTACCTTTGTTGTCCTCTTGCAACCACCCCTCTCCTTCTTGGAAAAAACCACTCAATTAATGCACTTCGTCTCCTCTTCCcctttctatatatatataatataaccACATTCCCTTCTTCTTCTGCGCCACCCATTCTTAtccatttctctctttcttctatAATGGCATCACAAAATCCACAACCCCATCATTTCCATGACTCCCTTCCATTCATGGCGAACAAGCTAGGCGGCGACGGCCTCATAGACGAGCTCTGCAACGGGTTCAACCTCTTGAAGGACTCTGAAAAAGGTGTCATCACTTTCGACAGCCTCAAGAGGAATTCTGCTCTGCTGGGCCTGCAAGGTTTCAGCGATGAGGATCTTCGCTTGATGCTCCGGCAAGGTGATTTTGACGGCGATGGCGCGCTTATCCAGTTGGAGTTCTGTGTTTTGATGTTTAGATTGAGCCCTGAACTCATGGAGGGGTCTCAGTTGTGGTTGGAGGAAGCCCTTCAGCAAGAACTTAGAGATGATGGTTGTTGaaatgttgttgttgtgtttCTTTGGTAACTTTTGGAAATTGTATCGTACATGTTTGACTTGTGAGAAGAGAGGGGCCGGGAAAAAATAGCATTTGACAATTCCTCCATGTATATTTCTCAGCTGAACTAAATTATTATGCCCATTGCTAGCGTTTTAATTAACATGCAAGAGATGTGGGTTTGTACTAGCTCCAAAtgatttgtttatatatatCAATAAATATGCTCGGTTAGACTTTGTGGTCAGATTAATTGACGAAGTCTACTCCATCCGTTTCATAAAAATTGTTTCTTACTGTGATAATAGTTGATActagtatttgtctaaaatactattttttaataacaagaaataataaatattctCATGAATATAGAAGAATATAGTGAATAGAGAAAATTTGAGGTTGATCAATATAAAAGGTGATAGAGGAGAGAAATGAGagtataaatgaaaaaaattggaaaaaaatgtaTTGCCTTTCTAAAAaacaaacatttaaaaaaaatagagagaGATTAAAACAACAATATTCTTTATGCAACAGATGGAGTACAACATGAATTAGCTCAAGCTTATCATGGGGTTCATTAATAAGGAGATCTTatagaaaaagaacaaaaaccatAGGATGAGAAAGCATGTGGAAATAGGAATATAGGATGCAAAATGTTCACATTGTGAACACTAGAGAGAAATTCAAAATCACTCTGGTATGTTCGAGCGAACATTATAAAGGCCTTTAGAGCTCACATATTGGTGAGTCTCGATAACCCTATTTTAGTCGTCCCTTCTTCATGTGGCTAACAACTGTCATGATCAGGAGGAGGTGTGCAAAGAGCTAAGAAGAAATATCATCAACCCTAATTTACTCAGTTTCAAAACAGTTAAAACATTCTGAATAAATCTAGTCCAAACTCTTCGGCCCCTCCGCCGTTGATAAAGTCTATTTAAGCGACCATTTATACAAATCGTCCCATTCCAATCTACAAGCTCATAAGACATTTTGCTTGAAGTATGAAATTCAAGTGGGTCTTAGAGCAATCGTCAATTTCTCATTTCTCAAGATTATCTAAtcgttataaaaaaaaaagatcatcTAGCCCATCCCCGTTCAAAAAAGAAGGTGAATGAGAATATTTAAAATCTCTATGAATAATGCGTATCCTAGTTTGATTAATTTCACAAGCTAGACAGTCTTTTCAAACATATTAGGAGTCTATATTTTTTAAATCTTATTGTGAATTTTAAGTTGACACTTTTAGGATAGAAGGAGCCAAGGAGGATCAGATCAGTTTCTTTTGCCGGTTTACATACACACGACATATGATGTGTGGACGTCAAGCTCCTGATAGCGCCGGACTCATCGGCTTATATTTGTTTGATTGTGAAGTTGAAACAAGGACAAGAGGAGAACGGATTGTGCATGTTACAGCTGGATATAGTCCTCTTTTATGTAACACCATAATAAGCTATTGGACAAGTAGGTAGGAACGCaagcaagcaaggaaagagAGAGAGGGGCCTTTTTTAAAGTATATATAACCATTCTAAAGGCTCATACCCTAAATGTCACataaatagttttatattattatttctaatacATTCATTCCTGACGCAAGAATCTATTTGGGCTGAAGCGAGGACAATGCATAGATCCACCTACCATATGTTGAAATTCAACtttgtattataaaaaatattgatgGCAACGATGATCGAACTTAGACCACTTAATCATAGAGGATAAAATACTATGTAAAGAGAAACAATATAAAGAAAATAggatgaaaagaaaagaga is a window of Lotus japonicus ecotype B-129 chromosome 5, LjGifu_v1.2 DNA encoding:
- the LOC130721516 gene encoding calcium-binding protein KRP1-like; translated protein: MASQNPQPHHFHDSLPFMANKLGGDGLIDELCNGFNLLKDSEKGVITFDSLKRNSALLGLQGFSDEDLRLMLRQGDFDGDGALIQLEFCVLMFRLSPELMEGSQLWLEEALQQELRDDGC